The Solanum pennellii chromosome 7, SPENNV200 DNA segment TATCAGTATGGTTAAATGTCACTCTCCTAAATAACAACTTGTTCTTTTTAATCTGAGATGGATTAACCAGATTAATTAATGTAAACggtaaaatgttaaaaaaatcaagaaatctaACCTGATGCTTTTTCTGAATAAAATGTTGAGATGTATACATTTCTTGGTCCAAAATATCATTGTTTCTGATTTAAGAATGCCTTATCAAGATGCCAAAAAATCTGTAGAAATGATAAGGTACAagtttttatttgtttctttccAATTTATTACATACACGCGCATTTTGCGTGTATGTTCAACTGAACTCATTCTTATCCACTCgaactatatatacatatgcaaacaaaaataaacattaaaaatatatacaggTGTGATAAGATCACGTTCATTCTAAACTCACTAACTCTAAGTAAGCATTTGGGTTCAGATCACATTCATATCCAAACGCCTACTTAGAGTTATGCCCAGAGTAAATATGTGTAAAACCAGGAATTTCGCTGCTTAAAGTTACCCTTCAATCAAATCACTGAGAAAAACCAGTGACATGAGAGCTAAGGTTGAGAAAGTTCATAAACGAATTGATGCGATACTTGAAGATGTTATTAATGCGCATAGAGAGTAAAAGCCTACACCAAAACAGAGCAAATGCAGTTGATGTTCTTCTAAGAATTCAGAAAGAAGGCAATCTTGACGTTCCATTGATGCGTAAAAATATCAAAGCTGTCATACGTATGTCATTCATAGACGAATCCAGAATTTAAACTTGTCCGTTCTGGTTCTAGTGgtgttttaactttttcaatGCTGCTCTTTCATTGAAAGTAACAGCTAGAAAAATACTGTTCTATGTTTTGCAGCATCCAAGACTGGATCTTTATGGCTGTTATCTCTCTTTCAGAACATTTTATCAGCGGTGAGCGATACATTTTAGTTCTGCAGAACCTGTGAACCCTATTGTTCAATCTGCCACAGGTGGTGCAAGCAGCCAAGCACTAGTGTGATGTATCAAGCAGTTCAAGACAACAAATATTGCAATAAGCCTTTCATTGGATTTCCAGCAGTAGTACAAATAGTTCAGGAAAACGACAAAATAACGCGCGAAGAAGTTAAATACATATTTCTGCAACTATAACACTGGAAAGAGTAAAGAAAGATAGATGCCAACTGCCAAGTAACAATAAGTTACATGTAtacatttcaattattttataatatgtacACATAGTTCGAGTCGAAAGCAATAGGTTCAATTGAACTCACAAAACCTGTCCACATTTGAACTTAAGCAATAACTCCTATGAGACATATACCAACATGATGATAATTCATCCAACACTGAACTATTTGCTATATCAAGTAAACTAGTACAGTAATCTCTTAAATCTTAAACCAGTTACCATTAAAGGTATATGTTACAACATCTCTGCATTTAAGAGAACTTGGATTCTCCCTAAAACTAAAATTCCGCGAGGACCTTTTCACCTACGTTGcttaaattcttcaaaaatgcTCGGTCCGTGTCCTAACAGCATTTTAAGAGAGTCCGAGCAACGTAGCTTTTAACTAATCAAATATGAAGTTAAAACAATAGTAAACAAAACTCAAAGTTGTGCAATTTTATATTACATAATCAGACCACTCtgatatatgtgaagtatgatccaTAGTGAAGCTAGGTATCTTATCAAGTCTCTTTGGATTCTCCTTCCCTCCTAGCAATCTCGCCGGATTCCCAACAGCGGTTGTCCTCGCCGGAACTTCCTTCAACACAACAGACCCTGCCCCAATCTTAGCCCCATCTCCAATTCTAACATTTCCAAGAACACAAGTTCCAGCACCAATCAAAACACCATCACCAATCTTAGGATGTCTATCCCCACATGCTTTACCAGTGCCACCTAATGTCACATTATGCAAAATCGAAACATTGTTCCCAATTACAGCAGTTTcaccaacaacaacaccagTAGCATGATCAAGTAAAATCCCTTTACCAATTTTAGCACCAGGATGAATATCAACAGCAAAAACTTCAGATACTCTGTTTTGTATCAACAGAGCAAGAATTTGCCTCCCTTTAGACCATAACTTATGCGCAATTCTATGAGCTTGACAAGCTAAAAACCCtttaaaattcaagaaacaGTGTACGTAACTAATACAAGCAGGGTCCCTTTCCTTAACAGCTCTTAAATCAGCTTTAACAGATTTAATTATATCTGTTTCTTCTGTTAACACCccaataaataaatcaaacaaagtaGTACTAGGAAGATTAGGATTACCCAATTTCATAGAAAGATGATTAGCTAAAGCTCTCTCCATGGATTCATGAGCTAGAATTGAAGAAACGTAATAACTAGACAAAATTGGTTCTTGGTCAATATCTGACCTAGCTTCCTCTTTCATTTTCAGCCATAACTCATCTCCCAATTCCTCGATTTTCGAGCTTTTTTCTGAAAAGGGTTTGCAGGAAACAAGGTCAGGGAAAGTGGGTCGGCAGTATTTGACGTAATTGTAGACATGGTTATCGATTTGTGGCTTGTCTGGGTCACGAGAAAGTGGGTTTTTTGGTGGATTTTTTGTTCTTGAAGCGTGAATACAAGCGGCCATTGTTAAAGATGAAAACTTGAAGGAATTGTTAGGAGAAGAAAGTGGTATTAGAGGGAATGATGATCCGAGAAAACTCGAGTACATAGAAATGGAAGAAGAGAATATGAGGCGTTGAGGAAGAAAGACAAGTATATATAGAGAAGAGAAAATTGTGGATTTTGTTGCCTACGTTTGTGGCCCAACACCATTCATTTGAGTGAActattaatttttactttatccGCGTGTTCGataatcatattaaaatctaattaatataaatttaactttatatatGGTATgactcttttaaaaaaagagtacTCAATATTCAAATTTGAACAATATACATTTGATTAATAAGAAGGAATTCTAATAATTCTACTATAATCCATATTGATGAgtgatttattttgatatattcaatGTTTTgtagttttatatttaattttatttttttaaaaaagaaaaatcttcatTATAATGGGGACTCAAAAAGACTTCcattgataataataaaatttgaattattctctTATTTTAGAGAAAtggtattttaattttgttaatatttttatgattcaaTTTGTCTAATATAGTTAAAACACGAAATGAATTTAATGAAGGGTTTTAaagaatttgactttaaatatttcatcatgtttctatataaaaaatttatatgaatttttcacataatatatttaagattataagattaaaatattttgatgtatttCTTTAActaagttataaaatattttttttgctttaaagtatgacaaaagaattaaaatggaaatagtaataaaatgtttaattttaattaaatcatgTTACACATTATAATGTGAAAAAGTATAAGATTTAGgaataaaaatgatttatttggCAACTTTTTGACAAAAAAGGTGGATATTCTTTGAAAATGCCATGTGGGGACATTTTTTCTACGCCTTAGAAACACAGCcacaatataaaatgaaaatttatatttgtatttttaaattaagtaaTGTTCAGATAATAGAAGAAATTGTTcagataataaatatattttaattttaattttgagataATACTGACAGATCCTTATTTtcatttaactaattaacttTAACACAAAGGTAATTTGACTATTTCTAGGAATCTACATAGGAAATAAACGATTATTGTAGTTTGTgtaatcatataaattaaataatatttggatGACCAAAAAGTCTTTGAGGAATCTTTAGTAAAGGATAAGTATTTGATTGATTCAAGTAATATTAATTGAATCTTAGTATAGTTGGtgactttttcattatttttataatttgtaatattaataaattaaaaggctATTGGTGGGAACTTTTTACTAAATTAAGCCATTACATAaaacaatttatcaaaataatacatttttcaaaattttacaaactagtataaacgtatttcacagtaacgttttagggtatatttcattttttaaaaactaacacTATcaggttgatatacgttactgtgagtaatgttttactcctaaaacgttttCTTGAGTAATGTTTTAGGAGCACAgcaacgttttaggagtaaaacatTACTATGAGTAATGCATATCAATCTAACGTCggcaacttttaaaaaataaaatataccttaaaacgttactgtaaaatacatttatactagttttgtaaatttttaaaaaacatattattttagtgAATTGGTTTATATAACGACTTAGTTTGGTCAATACTTCGAGAAAAATTCACTTTTGATGTCAAAATTACACTACTCGTTAAATAcaaactttataattttttaagttaggTTTACAAAcgaattgatttgaaaaatgatttataaatttttgaagtttagGTTTACAAACGAATTGATTGATaaaatgatttatgatttttgaagTTAGGTTTAAAAACCAACTGTTTgagaaaatgatttataatttttaaagttatatttacCAACGAATTGATTGAGcaaatgattttttaaacaAGAGTCACACGTCATAAATCTTCTTAATACTTTTATAATTGAATTTATCTCTTATGTGCAATTATAAGTATTTTCTtatcaacaacaaaataaaaaactaaactCGCATTTGTGCTTAAGATCATATACTGCTAGTAAATAAAATATGCTAATACTTTTTATtgaatatgtaaaaataatctGACAGCCAGAAGTAAAATTAGGACTCGAAGtttattaattcaagattttaattttttaaagtcgAACGatataaagttaattaatttttaaatataaataaaatttaaattaaatttattatgtttaattAAATTCGACTACATATacgataatataaaaattatttataccgACAAAACTCGTATGAGTACATAACAAACATGTCGTTTGAAAAAACGTACACGCAAACCTCCAATttatcatcataataataattggGACCAAAGTTGGGGAGCTGAACTTggtaacttttatttatttgtggaaaagtaaataatttttttttcctaaacaaattaagaaagtttAACTCCTAGCAAGTAATAATTGTACAACgcattaataaaaaatgttaaatactGATGTCTTTATCGTCTTATATTTTTATACGATATTCTAATGtctaaatataaattatgaatttgcTTATGTGGACGAATTATTTCAGTATTTGAATATACctacattttctttttaattgatggttaaaaatgaaaatgatgtaataatacaAACTCAATCTCAAACTCATGTACCCGCCCCCTCGAGAACCTAAGGACACCCTAATCAAATGACTCAATACGA contains these protein-coding regions:
- the LOC107026506 gene encoding serine acetyltransferase 1, chloroplastic-like produces the protein MYSSFLGSSFPLIPLSSPNNSFKFSSLTMAACIHASRTKNPPKNPLSRDPDKPQIDNHVYNYVKYCRPTFPDLVSCKPFSEKSSKIEELGDELWLKMKEEARSDIDQEPILSSYYVSSILAHESMERALANHLSMKLGNPNLPSTTLFDLFIGVLTEETDIIKSVKADLRAVKERDPACISYVHCFLNFKGFLACQAHRIAHKLWSKGRQILALLIQNRVSEVFAVDIHPGAKIGKGILLDHATGVVVGETAVIGNNVSILHNVTLGGTGKACGDRHPKIGDGVLIGAGTCVLGNVRIGDGAKIGAGSVVLKEVPARTTAVGNPARLLGGKENPKRLDKIPSFTMDHTSHISEWSDYVI